In a genomic window of Sarcophilus harrisii chromosome 4, mSarHar1.11, whole genome shotgun sequence:
- the RNPEP gene encoding aminopeptidase B isoform X2, with the protein MPPSFPFGGMENPCLTFVTPCLLAGDRSLADVIIHEISHSWFGNLVTNANWGEFWLNEGFTMYAQRRISTILFGAAYTCLEAATGRALLRQHMDITGEDHPLNKLRVKIEPGVDPDDTYNETPYEKGFCFVSYLAHLVGDQDKFDNFLKAYVNEFKFQSILADDFLEFYLEYFPELKKKRVDSIPGFEFDRWLNTPGWPPYLPDLSPGDSLMKPAEELAQLWTAENLDLGAIAAVDISTWKTYQLVYFLDKILQKSPLPPGNVKQMGETYPKISNARNAELRLRWSQIVIKNDHQADFKKVQDFLKSQGKQKYTLPLYHAMMSGSEAARLLAKETFSTTAPQLHSNVVNYVRQIMESKS; encoded by the exons ATGCCGCCCTCTTTTCCCTTTGGGGGCATGGAGAACCCCTGCCTGACTTTCGTTACTCCCTGTCTGTTGGCTGGGGACCGGTCCCTGGCAGACGTTATCATCCATGAGATCTCTCACAGCTGGTTTGGAAATCTGGTCACCAACGCCAACTGGGGCGAGTTCTGGCTAAATGAGGGTTTCACTATGTATGCTCAAAGGAGAATCTCCACCATCCTCTTTG gTGCTGCTTATACCTGCCTGGAAGCTGCCACGGGGAGGGCACTCCTTCGGCAGCACATGGACATCACTGGAGAGGACCACCCGCTGAACAAACTCCGAGTAAAGATTGAGCCAG GTGTTGATCCTGATGATACCTACAATGAAACCCCTTATGAGAAAGGATTCTGCTTTGTCTCTTACCTGGCCCACCTGGTAGGAGACCAGGACAAGTTTGACAACTTCCTTAAG GCCTATGTCAATGAATTTAAATTCCAAAGCATCTTGGctgatgattttctagaattctactTGGAATATTTCCCTGAACTGAAAAAGAAGAGAGTAGATTCTATACCAG GCTTTGAATTTGATAGATGGTTGAACACACCAGGATGGCCCCCTTATCTACCTGACCTCTCCCCTGGTGACTCACTTATGAAGCCTGCTGAGGAGCTGGCCCAGCTTTGGACTGCTGAGAATCTAGACCTAGGAGCTATTGCTGCTGTGGATATCTCTACCTGGAAGACCTACCAGCTAGTCTACTTCCTAGATAAGATCCTACAGAAATCCCCTCTACCTCCTG GGAATGTGAAACAAATGGGAGAGACATACCCCAAGATCTCAAATGCCCGAAATGCAGAGCTGCGCTTACGTTGGAGCCAAATTGTCATCAAAAATGATCACCAGGCAGATTTCAAGAAAGTACAGGATTTCCTGAAGAGTCAG ggaaaacagaagtatacCCTTCCACTGTACCATGCCATGATGAGTGGCAGTGAGGCAGCCCGCCTCCTAGCCAAAGAGACCTTTTCTACCACCGCCCCCCAGCTCCACAGCAATGTTGTCAATTATGTCCGGCAGATCATGGAATCGAAGAGTTAA
- the RNPEP gene encoding aminopeptidase B isoform X1, producing MACGGPVTGCAARRPLHSARAPDVASASNFRAFELLHLHLTLRVEFGPPGPGPGSRGLGGTAALELRCLGPEGAAELHLDSHPCLEVTAAALRRERPGSGEPSEEPVPFHTRPFAHYGQALSVAFPQPCRPGERFQLLLTYRVGEGPGVCWLTPEQTAGKKKPFVYTQGQAVLNRAFFPCFDTPAVKSKYSALIEVPEGFTAVMSATTWEKRGPNQFFFQMCQPIPSYLVALAVGDLVSAEVGPRSRVWAEPCLIEAAKDEYNGVIEEFLATGEKLFGPYVWGRYDLLFMPPSFPFGGMENPCLTFVTPCLLAGDRSLADVIIHEISHSWFGNLVTNANWGEFWLNEGFTMYAQRRISTILFGAAYTCLEAATGRALLRQHMDITGEDHPLNKLRVKIEPGVDPDDTYNETPYEKGFCFVSYLAHLVGDQDKFDNFLKAYVNEFKFQSILADDFLEFYLEYFPELKKKRVDSIPGFEFDRWLNTPGWPPYLPDLSPGDSLMKPAEELAQLWTAENLDLGAIAAVDISTWKTYQLVYFLDKILQKSPLPPGNVKQMGETYPKISNARNAELRLRWSQIVIKNDHQADFKKVQDFLKSQGKQKYTLPLYHAMMSGSEAARLLAKETFSTTAPQLHSNVVNYVRQIMESKS from the exons ATGGCGTGCGGCGGACCTGTGACGGGCTGCGCGGCGCGGCGGCCACTGCACTCGGCCCGGGCCCCGGACGTCGCCTCGGCCTCCAACTTCCGCGCCTTCGAACTGCTGCACCTGCATTTGACCCTGCGGGTGGAGTTCGGGCCGCCGGGCCCGGGCCCGGGCAGCCGCGGCCTGGGCGGCACCGCGGCGCTGGAACTGCGCTGCCTGGGGCCCGAGGGCGCCGCCGAGCTGCACCTAGACTCGCACCCCTGCCTCGAGGTGACGGCGGCGGCCCTGCGGCGGGAGCGGCCCGGCTCTGGGGAGCCGTCCGAGGAGCCCGTGCCCTTCCACACGCGCCCCTTTGCCCACTACGGCCAGGCCCTGAGCGTGGCCTTCCCGCAGCCCTGCCGCCCCGGGGAGCGCTTCCAGCTGCTGCTCACCTACCGCGTGGGCGAGGGGCCCGGG GTTTGTTGGCTGACTCCAGAGCAGACAGCAGGGAAGAAGAAGCCCTTTGTCTATACACAGGGTCAGGCCGTCCTCAACAGAGCCTTTTTCCCCTGTTTTGACACCCCTGCAGTGAAAAGCAAATATTCTGCCCTTATTGAG gTACCAGAGGGCTTTACAGCAGTGATGAGTGCTACCACATGGGAAAAACGAGGCCCAAACCAGTTCTTCTTCCAAATGTGTCAGCCTATCCCCTCTTATCTGGTAGCTTTGGCTGTTGGAGATCTGGTTTCAGCTGAAGTTGGACCCAG GAGTCGCGTGTGGGCTGAGCCTTGCTTGATTGAAGCTGCCAAGGACGAGTACAATGGAGTGATAGAGGAATTTCTGGCAACAGGAGAAAAACTTTTTGGACCCTATGTTTGGGGAAG atatgACTTGCTCTTCATGCCGCCCTCTTTTCCCTTTGGGGGCATGGAGAACCCCTGCCTGACTTTCGTTACTCCCTGTCTGTTGGCTGGGGACCGGTCCCTGGCAGACGTTATCATCCATGAGATCTCTCACAGCTGGTTTGGAAATCTGGTCACCAACGCCAACTGGGGCGAGTTCTGGCTAAATGAGGGTTTCACTATGTATGCTCAAAGGAGAATCTCCACCATCCTCTTTG gTGCTGCTTATACCTGCCTGGAAGCTGCCACGGGGAGGGCACTCCTTCGGCAGCACATGGACATCACTGGAGAGGACCACCCGCTGAACAAACTCCGAGTAAAGATTGAGCCAG GTGTTGATCCTGATGATACCTACAATGAAACCCCTTATGAGAAAGGATTCTGCTTTGTCTCTTACCTGGCCCACCTGGTAGGAGACCAGGACAAGTTTGACAACTTCCTTAAG GCCTATGTCAATGAATTTAAATTCCAAAGCATCTTGGctgatgattttctagaattctactTGGAATATTTCCCTGAACTGAAAAAGAAGAGAGTAGATTCTATACCAG GCTTTGAATTTGATAGATGGTTGAACACACCAGGATGGCCCCCTTATCTACCTGACCTCTCCCCTGGTGACTCACTTATGAAGCCTGCTGAGGAGCTGGCCCAGCTTTGGACTGCTGAGAATCTAGACCTAGGAGCTATTGCTGCTGTGGATATCTCTACCTGGAAGACCTACCAGCTAGTCTACTTCCTAGATAAGATCCTACAGAAATCCCCTCTACCTCCTG GGAATGTGAAACAAATGGGAGAGACATACCCCAAGATCTCAAATGCCCGAAATGCAGAGCTGCGCTTACGTTGGAGCCAAATTGTCATCAAAAATGATCACCAGGCAGATTTCAAGAAAGTACAGGATTTCCTGAAGAGTCAG ggaaaacagaagtatacCCTTCCACTGTACCATGCCATGATGAGTGGCAGTGAGGCAGCCCGCCTCCTAGCCAAAGAGACCTTTTCTACCACCGCCCCCCAGCTCCACAGCAATGTTGTCAATTATGTCCGGCAGATCATGGAATCGAAGAGTTAA